One Anolis carolinensis isolate JA03-04 chromosome 5, rAnoCar3.1.pri, whole genome shotgun sequence DNA segment encodes these proteins:
- the LOC100554058 gene encoding alcohol dehydrogenase 1B, producing the protein MSTAGKVIKCKAAIVFEPKKPFSIVEIEVAPPKAHEARIKILATGICRTDDHILSGSIKTTYPVIPGHEAVAVVESIGEGVTCVKPGDKVIPLFLPQCGKCRTCKNPEGNLCEKNDLYEFKGLMYDGTTRFSYKGKPVHNFASTSTFTEYTVVHEDSLAKIDPAAPPEKACLIGCGFSTGYGAAIRSGKVTPDSSCAVFGLGGVGLSVVMGCKAAGASRIIGIDINKDKFPMAKELGATECISPLDFKKPINEVVLEMTEGEGVDYSFEVIGRTDTMVAALASCNMNYGVSVIVGAAPSASEVTLSPTLIFTGRTWKGSVFGGLKSKDAVPKLVLELMSKKFILDPLITHVLPFDKINEGFELLHKGESIRTVLKM; encoded by the exons ATGAGCACTGCAGGGAAA GTCATCAAATGTAAAGCCGCCATAGTTTTTGAACCTAAGAAACCCTTTAGCATTGTGGAAATAGAAGTGGCCCCGCCAAAAGCACATGAAGCTCGCATTAAG ATTTTGGCTACTGGAATCTGTCGCACTGATGACCATATATTGAGTGGTTCAATAAAAACAACGTATCCTGTTATTCCTGGCCATGAAGCCGTTGCTGTTGTGGAGAGCATTGGGGAAGGAGTCACCTGTGTGAAACCAG GAGACAAAGTCATTCCACTCTTTCTCCCACAATGTGGGAAATGCCGCACTTGCAAGAATCCTGAAGGCAACTTGTGCGAAAAGAATGA CCTTTACGAATTTAAGGGATTAATGTACGATGGCACAACCAGATTTTCTTACAAGGGGAAGCCAGTTCACAATTTTGCTAGCACCAGTACTTTTACTGAATATACTGTCGTACATGAGGATTCACTGGCCAAAATTgatcctgcagctcctcctgaGAAAGCCTGTCTGATAGGCTGTGGATTTTCTACTGGCTATGGTGCTGCCATCAGATCCGGAAAG GTGACACCTGATTCTTCTTGTGCTGTTTTTGGTCTGGGAGGAGTTGGCCTCTCAGTCGTCATGGGTTGTAAAGCAGCTGGAGCATCACGGATCATTGGGATTGACATCAACAAGGACAAGTTTCCTATGGCTAAGGAGCTGGGTGCCACTGAGTGTATCAGCCCTCTGGATTTCAAGAAGCCCATCAATGAAGTAGTGCTAGAAATGACTGAAGGGGAAGGTGTGGACTATTCATTTGAAGTGATTGGGCGCACAGACACTATG GTTGCTGCTTTGGCTTCCTGCAACATGAACTATGGTGTCAGTGTGATTGTGGGAGCAGCACCTTCAGCATCAGAGGTTACCTTGTCTCCAACACTTATTTTCACAGGACGCACTTGGAAAGGCTCTGTATTTGGAG GTCTGAAAAGCAAAGATGCTGTTCCTAAACTGGTTTTGGAGCTCATGTCAAAGAAGTTCATTCTGGATCCACTAATCACCCATGTTCTGCCTTTTGATAAAATCAATGAAGGGTTTGAACTGCTTCATAAAGGAGAAAG TATTCGCACTGTTCTGAAAATGTAA